A section of the Cololabis saira isolate AMF1-May2022 chromosome 16, fColSai1.1, whole genome shotgun sequence genome encodes:
- the ctsl.1 gene encoding cathepsin L.1 — protein sequence MKLLLAVAAVLTVASCASISLEDLEFHAWKLKFGRSYSSPSEESHRKQIWVNNRKLVLVHNVLADQGMKSYRLGMTYFADMENEEYKQVIALGCLGYFNASLPRRGSAFLRTDVGDLPATVDWRDKGYVTDVKDQKECGSCWAFSTTGSLEGQNFKKTGKLVSLSEQQLVDCSGDYGNYGCDGGLMDNAFRYIKANGGLDTEESYPYEAEDGKCRFNADNVGATCTGYVDIKHGDEDDLKEAVATIGPVSVGIDASQGSFQLYESGVYDEPDCSSSQLDHGVLAVGYGTEDGHDYWLVKNSWGPGWGDKGYIMMTRNKNNQCGIATAASYPLV from the exons ATGAAGTTACTgttagctgttgctgctgtcCTTACTGTAGCCAGTTGTGCCAGCATTTCTCTGGAAGACCTGGAGTTTCATGCCTGGAAACTTAAGTTTG GACGGTCTTACAGCTCTCCATCAGAGGAGTCTCACCGCAAGCAAATCTGGGTCAACAACCGCAAACTGGTGCTGGTGCACAATGTCCTGGCAGATCAGGGCATGAAGTCCTACCGCCTTGGCATGACCTACTTTGCTGACATG GAAAATGAAGAGTATAAGCAGGTGATTGCTCTTGGCTGCCTGGGCTACTTCAACGCTTCTCTGCCTCGTCGGGGCTCTGCCTTCCTCCGGACTGATGTTGGTGACCTGCCCGCCACCGTTGACTGGAGGGACAAGGGCTACGTCACTGATGTCAAGGATCAGAAGGAGTGTGGTTCCTGCTGGGCCTTCAGTACA ACCGGCTCGCTGGAGGGTCAGAACTTCAAGAAGACAGGAAAGCTAGTGTCTCTGAGCGAGCAGCAGCTGGTTGACTGCTCTGGTGACTATGGCAACTATGGCTGTGATGGTGGTCTGATGGACAATGCCTTCAGATACATTAAAGCCAACGGAGGGCTCGACACAGAGGAGTCCTACCCTTATGAGGCGGAG GATGGGAAATGTCGTTTCAACGCTGATAACGTTGGTGCCACATGCACCGGGTATGTTGATATCAAgcatggtgatgaagatgaccTGAAGGAGGCTGTGGCCACCATCGGACCAGTATCGGTGGGCATCGATGCCTCTCAGGGATCCTTCCAGCTCTACGAGTCAG GTGTGTACGATGAGCCCGATTGCAGCAGCTCGCAGTTGGATCACGGTGTTCTGGCTGTGGGTTATGGTACTGAGGACGGACACGACTACTGGCTGGTCAAAAACAG CTGGGGTCCAGGATGGGGAGATAAGGGGTACATCATGATGACCAGGAACAAAAACAACCAGTGTGGGATTGCCACTGCAGCCAGCTACCCCCTGGTTTGA